In Curtobacterium sp. L6-1, a genomic segment contains:
- the tmk gene encoding dTMP kinase: protein MTAAAAAPDDVSGAARGWFITLEGGDGAGKTTQAERLEQWLGEHGRHVVRTREPGGTELGQKIREIVLHERGHITPRAEALLYAADRAHHVETVVRPALARGSVVLQDRYIDSSVAYQGVGRGLGAEQIRGVSDWAAEGQTPDLTVLLDLDVTVGRARVAAARGDVFDRLESEAETFHETVRRAFLAMADAEPTRFLVVDAAEPADVVQERIRAAVSGLLGIA from the coding sequence GTGACCGCAGCGGCAGCGGCACCGGACGACGTCTCCGGTGCCGCCCGCGGCTGGTTCATCACCCTCGAGGGCGGTGACGGCGCGGGCAAGACGACCCAGGCCGAGCGCCTCGAGCAGTGGCTCGGGGAGCACGGCCGGCACGTGGTCCGCACCCGCGAGCCCGGCGGGACGGAGCTCGGACAGAAGATCCGCGAGATCGTGCTGCACGAACGGGGCCACATCACACCCCGCGCGGAAGCGCTGCTCTACGCCGCCGACCGAGCGCACCACGTGGAGACCGTCGTCCGACCGGCCCTCGCTCGCGGATCGGTCGTCCTGCAGGACCGGTACATCGACTCGTCGGTGGCGTACCAGGGCGTCGGACGCGGCCTCGGTGCCGAGCAGATCCGCGGGGTGTCCGACTGGGCCGCCGAGGGGCAGACCCCGGACCTCACCGTCCTGCTCGACCTCGACGTGACCGTCGGACGTGCCCGTGTGGCAGCTGCCCGCGGCGACGTCTTCGACCGCCTCGAGTCCGAGGCCGAGACGTTCCACGAGACGGTGCGTCGGGCCTTCCTCGCGATGGCCGACGCCGAACCGACGCGGTTCCTCGTCGTCGACGCGGCGGAACCGGCCGACGTCGTGCAGGAGCGGATCCGCGCTGCCGTGTCGGGCCTCCTCGGGATCGCCTGA
- a CDS encoding DNA polymerase III subunit delta', producing MSVWEGLTGQEESVAALRAAAESVDGTGGMTHSWLITGPPGSGRSNVAAAFAAALVGNGPDDDHTLRLISAGTHPDVARLTTQRVIITIDEIRQLVTSSQFSPSVGRYRVMIVEDADRMTERTSNLLLKALEEPPERTVWILCAPSEADLLPTIRSRVRSVRLRVPGIESVADLIVARTGVDRVLATDAARQAQSHIGMAQRLATSEDARERRRRTLTTVLAIRSVGDAVNAAAALLAVADEDAKAITLERDAEERDAALRSLGVQPGGTVPPALRSQLRALEEDQKRRATRSLRDGLDRILVDVSSLYRDLLLLGLGAPTEPVNLAMRHELERALPSVPPAAALEVLDAISTARQRIGANVAALLALEALLVTVARAVR from the coding sequence GTGAGCGTGTGGGAAGGCCTGACCGGGCAAGAGGAGTCCGTGGCGGCCCTGCGCGCCGCGGCGGAGTCGGTCGACGGCACCGGCGGGATGACGCACTCGTGGCTCATCACCGGCCCGCCCGGGTCCGGCCGGTCGAACGTGGCAGCGGCCTTCGCAGCAGCCCTCGTCGGGAACGGACCGGACGACGACCACACGCTCCGCCTCATCTCCGCAGGCACGCACCCCGACGTCGCCCGACTCACCACCCAGCGGGTCATCATCACGATCGACGAGATCCGGCAGCTCGTGACCTCGTCGCAGTTCTCGCCGTCCGTCGGCCGCTACCGCGTGATGATCGTCGAGGACGCCGACCGCATGACCGAGCGCACCTCGAACCTGCTGCTCAAGGCGCTCGAGGAGCCGCCGGAGCGCACGGTCTGGATCCTCTGCGCCCCGAGTGAGGCGGACCTGCTCCCGACGATCCGGTCGCGCGTCCGGTCGGTGCGCCTGCGGGTGCCCGGCATCGAATCCGTCGCCGACCTCATCGTCGCCCGCACCGGTGTCGACCGCGTCCTCGCGACCGACGCCGCACGACAGGCGCAGAGCCACATCGGGATGGCGCAGCGGCTGGCGACGAGCGAGGACGCGCGGGAACGCCGGCGTCGCACGCTGACCACGGTGCTGGCGATCCGCAGCGTGGGCGACGCCGTGAACGCGGCGGCGGCACTGCTCGCGGTGGCCGACGAGGACGCGAAGGCGATCACCCTCGAACGCGACGCGGAGGAACGCGACGCAGCCCTCCGCTCCCTCGGGGTGCAGCCGGGCGGAACGGTCCCGCCCGCGCTCCGGTCGCAGCTCCGCGCCCTCGAGGAAGACCAGAAGCGTCGGGCGACCCGGAGCCTCCGCGACGGGCTGGACCGCATCCTGGTGGACGTCTCCTCGCTCTACCGCGACCTGCTCCTGCTCGGCCTCGGTGCGCCGACCGAGCCGGTGAACCTCGCGATGCGGCACGAGCTCGAGCGCGCCCTGCCGTCCGTGCCGCCCGCCGCCGCGCTCGAGGTGCTCGACGCCATCAGCACGGCACGCCAGCGCATCGGTGCGAACGTCGCCGCGCTGCTCGCGCTCGAGGCCCTGCTCGTCACGGTGGCCCGCGCGGTCCGCTGA
- a CDS encoding TetR/AcrR family transcriptional regulator — MTDAEPGLRERKRRATRLAIQQAALRVAIEHGLAAVTVDEVSRRADISPRTFFNYFPSKEQAILGDDPTLPQGDDVEVFVAGGPTGDLLSDLGALLVHSARELIEERGLIGERQRVLRANPELFSRRMASMKEFQSEIQAVVERRLRREAGLPDARSAGAAPGQGPGAQPSGHGLDTQSSGPATAPAADTVLRRRARLAALVGLAALRHAWWEWSESDADAHLVDELERSFDDLGALVSRSLV, encoded by the coding sequence ATGACCGATGCCGAACCGGGCCTCCGCGAGCGGAAGCGCCGCGCCACCCGCCTCGCGATCCAGCAGGCAGCCCTGCGCGTCGCGATCGAGCACGGTCTGGCAGCGGTGACGGTCGACGAGGTCTCCCGGCGCGCGGACATCTCCCCACGGACCTTCTTCAACTACTTCCCGAGCAAGGAACAGGCGATCCTCGGGGACGACCCGACGCTGCCGCAGGGCGACGACGTCGAGGTGTTCGTCGCCGGCGGTCCGACGGGCGACCTGCTGTCGGACCTCGGCGCCCTGCTCGTGCACTCGGCGCGGGAGCTCATCGAGGAGCGCGGGCTGATCGGGGAGCGGCAGCGGGTGCTCCGTGCCAACCCCGAGCTGTTCAGCCGTCGGATGGCGTCGATGAAGGAGTTCCAGTCGGAGATCCAGGCGGTCGTCGAGCGGCGTCTCCGCCGCGAGGCAGGGCTCCCGGACGCACGCTCCGCAGGCGCGGCCCCCGGGCAGGGCCCCGGCGCGCAGCCCTCCGGGCATGGCCTCGACACGCAGTCCTCCGGGCCGGCGACCGCCCCGGCAGCCGACACGGTCCTCCGCCGTCGTGCGCGCCTCGCCGCCCTGGTCGGCCTCGCCGCGCTCCGCCACGCCTGGTGGGAGTGGTCCGAGTCGGACGCCGACGCACACCTCGTCGACGAGCTCGAGCGCTCCTTCGACGACCTCGGCGCGCTCGTTTCGCGCTCGCTCGTCTGA
- a CDS encoding glycoside hydrolase family 13 protein, giving the protein MTEPEPWWTGAVVYQVYPRSFADGDGDGVGDLAGLRKHLDHIADLGVDVVWLSPVYRSPQADNGYDISDYEDIDPLFGTIDEFDALLVEVHRRGMRLVMDLVVNHSSDQHPWFRAALQSPTCPKHDWYIWRDPVDGHEPNGWRAAFGGPAWSWDPGTRQYYLHMFTPQQPDLNWNNPDLRAAVYDMMNRWLDRGVDGFRMDVINHIAKDADALSGDSDAYVMQPRIHDHLQEMHERVFAGRDALLTVGEMPGVTVEDAALFTDPDRHELDMVFQFEHVGLDHAASSKFTRQATDLPTLKHSLARWQTGLEDRGWNSLYLSNHDQPRPVSRFGPGGLGAGAGASAGAGAGAGDDPFAYRYEAATLLATVLHLHRGTPYVYQGDEIGMVNAGFTSLDEYRDVESLNWFRGAVGRGMPIAEALEALSFRSRDNARTPIPWDDTEPAGGFSTATPWIGMGQGWPRVTVAADRAAGERSVYEHHRRLIDLRHRSRTVRLGSFTLLEAEHPTLWAFTRALPDGAAASEVPLVVVANLSAQDLELPADVAGRAGDLVLGNLGAPPVPALLRPWEARVHACR; this is encoded by the coding sequence GTGACCGAACCGGAACCGTGGTGGACGGGAGCCGTCGTCTACCAGGTCTACCCGCGGAGCTTCGCCGACGGGGACGGGGACGGCGTGGGCGACCTCGCCGGGCTGCGGAAGCACCTCGACCACATCGCCGACCTCGGCGTCGACGTCGTGTGGCTCTCCCCCGTGTACCGGTCACCGCAGGCCGACAACGGCTACGACATCTCCGACTACGAGGACATCGACCCGCTCTTCGGGACGATCGACGAGTTCGACGCCCTCCTGGTCGAGGTGCACCGGCGGGGCATGCGGCTCGTCATGGACCTCGTCGTCAATCACTCCAGCGACCAGCACCCGTGGTTCCGCGCCGCGCTGCAGTCCCCCACCTGCCCGAAGCACGACTGGTACATCTGGCGCGACCCGGTCGACGGACACGAGCCGAACGGCTGGCGTGCGGCGTTCGGCGGTCCGGCGTGGTCGTGGGACCCCGGCACCCGGCAGTACTACCTGCACATGTTCACGCCGCAGCAGCCCGACCTGAACTGGAACAACCCGGACCTGCGCGCCGCCGTGTACGACATGATGAACCGCTGGCTCGACCGCGGCGTGGACGGCTTCCGGATGGACGTCATCAACCACATCGCGAAGGACGCCGACGCCCTGTCCGGCGACAGCGACGCCTACGTGATGCAACCCCGGATCCACGACCACCTGCAGGAGATGCACGAGCGGGTGTTCGCCGGCCGGGACGCGCTGCTCACCGTCGGTGAGATGCCGGGCGTGACCGTCGAGGACGCCGCCCTGTTCACCGACCCCGACCGGCACGAGCTGGACATGGTGTTCCAGTTCGAGCACGTCGGGCTGGACCACGCGGCCTCGTCGAAGTTCACCCGGCAGGCGACGGACCTGCCGACGCTGAAGCACTCGTTGGCGCGCTGGCAGACGGGGCTCGAGGACCGCGGGTGGAACTCGCTGTACCTGTCGAACCACGACCAGCCGCGTCCGGTGTCCCGGTTCGGGCCGGGCGGGCTCGGGGCTGGTGCGGGTGCGAGTGCTGGTGCTGGTGCTGGTGCTGGTGACGATCCGTTCGCGTACCGGTACGAGGCGGCGACGCTGCTCGCCACCGTCCTGCACCTGCACCGCGGCACCCCGTACGTCTACCAGGGCGACGAGATCGGCATGGTGAACGCCGGGTTCACCTCGCTCGACGAGTACCGCGACGTCGAGTCGCTCAACTGGTTCCGCGGAGCCGTCGGCCGGGGCATGCCGATCGCCGAGGCGCTGGAGGCCCTGTCGTTCCGCAGCCGCGACAACGCCCGCACGCCGATCCCCTGGGACGACACCGAGCCGGCTGGCGGGTTCTCGACCGCTACACCGTGGATCGGGATGGGCCAGGGCTGGCCGCGGGTGACCGTCGCCGCCGACCGGGCGGCCGGGGAGCGGTCCGTGTACGAGCACCACCGTCGACTCATCGACCTACGGCACCGCTCCCGGACGGTGCGGCTCGGGTCGTTCACGCTGCTCGAGGCCGAGCACCCGACGCTGTGGGCGTTCACCCGGGCGCTGCCGGACGGGGCGGCGGCGTCCGAGGTGCCGCTGGTCGTCGTCGCGAACCTGTCGGCGCAGGACCTCGAGTTGCCCGCGGATGTCGCGGGACGTGCGGGTGACCTCGTGCTCGGGAACCTCGGGGCGCCGCCGGTGCCGGCGCTGCTCCGTCCGTGGGAGGCGCGCGTGCACGCGTGCCGGTGA
- a CDS encoding Gfo/Idh/MocA family protein produces MAVRWGVLGTGGIARSFVTDCSAAGVEFTAVGSRTGESARAFAAEHGIARAHGDYRSLVADDEVDAVYVATPHSRHAEDALLAIEAGKHVLVEKAFTITAAEARRVRDAARDRGVLVVEAMWTRFLPQTAMMRRVLAEGRIGTPRLVEATHHQALPTDPRHRLNDPALGGGALLDLGVYPVSFAVDVLGVPTSLVAAGTLSDQGVDTQMGIVMTHEGGAQSTVHFALDVRSPNSASIIGTEGRIDVDPTWYTPTTWRIRDADGVTVEEFDGREDLAGYAHEARAFEAAVTASGAVGASGGADGADGGGRMPAEIADGATCGIDHTIAVMTVMDEARRQVGVRYPADDAV; encoded by the coding sequence ATGGCCGTTCGATGGGGAGTGCTCGGGACCGGTGGCATCGCCCGGTCCTTCGTCACCGACTGCAGTGCCGCGGGGGTGGAGTTCACCGCGGTCGGGTCGCGCACCGGGGAGAGCGCCCGCGCCTTCGCCGCCGAGCACGGGATCGCCCGCGCCCACGGCGACTACCGCTCGCTCGTGGCCGACGACGAGGTGGACGCGGTGTACGTCGCGACGCCGCACTCCCGGCACGCCGAGGACGCCCTGCTCGCGATCGAGGCCGGCAAGCACGTCCTGGTCGAGAAGGCCTTCACGATCACGGCCGCCGAGGCGCGACGGGTCCGCGACGCCGCCCGCGACCGGGGCGTCCTGGTCGTCGAGGCGATGTGGACCCGCTTCCTGCCGCAGACGGCGATGATGCGCCGGGTCCTGGCCGAGGGACGGATCGGCACCCCGCGACTCGTCGAGGCCACGCACCACCAGGCGCTCCCGACCGACCCGCGACACCGACTCAACGACCCCGCGCTCGGCGGCGGGGCGCTGCTCGACCTCGGCGTCTACCCGGTGTCGTTCGCGGTCGACGTGCTCGGGGTCCCGACCTCGCTCGTCGCCGCCGGCACGCTGAGCGACCAGGGTGTCGACACGCAGATGGGCATCGTCATGACGCACGAGGGTGGTGCCCAGTCGACGGTGCACTTCGCGCTCGACGTGCGGAGCCCGAACAGCGCGTCGATCATCGGCACCGAGGGGCGCATCGACGTCGACCCGACCTGGTACACGCCGACGACCTGGCGCATCCGCGACGCCGACGGTGTCACGGTCGAGGAGTTCGACGGCCGCGAGGACCTGGCCGGCTACGCGCACGAGGCCCGCGCGTTCGAGGCGGCGGTCACCGCGTCCGGCGCCGTGGGCGCGTCCGGCGGTGCGGACGGGGCCGACGGCGGCGGGCGGATGCCGGCCGAGATCGCCGACGGCGCGACGTGCGGGATCGACCACACGATCGCGGTGATGACGGTCATGGATGAGGCTCGACGACAGGTCGGCGTGCGGTACCCGGCGGACGACGCGGTCTGA